One segment of Panicum virgatum strain AP13 chromosome 1K, P.virgatum_v5, whole genome shotgun sequence DNA contains the following:
- the LOC120670735 gene encoding RING-H2 finger protein ATL79-like, which produces MAMAPQGQEHDHEQPHGQRPAPTNLNHPAAPGSTIATNRWGPYSGAGDFASNMAVILAALLAALALALALNAAVRYVLRRSRRARRAAGGATVADPEKAAVEAPPPPPLPPALVYSAAGTKLAGAAAECAICLAEFVDGDAVRVMPACGHGFHARCIERWLALGRRSSCPTCRAPLAAAAAETGARAQAEAAAAVASPSS; this is translated from the coding sequence atggccatggcgccgCAGGGTCAGGAGCACGACCACGAGCAGCCGCATGGCCAGCGCCCGGCGCCCACCAACCTGAACCACCCCGCCGCGCCGGGCAGCACCATCGCCACCAACCGCTGGGGCCCCTACTCGGGCGCCGGCGACTTCGCCAGCAACATGGCCGTCATCctcgccgccctgctcgccgcgctGGCGCTCGCCCTCGCGCTCAACGCCGCCGTGCGCTACGTGCTCCGGCGCAGCCGCCGAGCCCgtcgcgcggccggcggcgcgacggtGGCGGACCCGGAGAAGGCGGCCGTGGaggcgcccccgcccccgccgctgcccccgGCCCTGGTGTACTCGGCGGCCGGGACGAAGctagcgggcgcggcggcggagtgcGCCATCTGCCTGGCGGAGTTCGTGGACGGGGACGCCGTGCGCGTGATGCCGGCGTGCGGCCACGGCTTCCACGCGCGCTGCATCGAGCGCTGGCTCGCGTTGGGACGCCGCTCGTCCTGTCCCACGTGCCGggcgccgctggccgccgccgcagccgagaCTGGAGCCAGGGCCCAGGCCGAGGCCGCCGCAGCTGTCGCATCGCCATCATCTTGA
- the LOC120671540 gene encoding UPF0307 protein KPN78578_45570-like produces the protein MAHPAAMPLRRPLLLSLKPARLLSFLAVPSPSLRHPRALRPTGPLPAEDTDDPDAGDGAPFKKSRNALKRVARRSVQWGMDLAKFPPPQIKRILRAASLETEVFDALMLVKRLGPDVREGKRRQFNYIGRLLRNAQPELMDTLIQASKDGDDSKLHALLSEEKLLVEEEELPDEEEDDGEYMKIADRWCAGLLCKDISITNEVYAVHNVEFDRQELRKLVRRVQMIEESTSKDGEEGSSGKLSRAKELLLRFLRSLAKEACAE, from the exons ATGGCGCACCCCGCCGCCATGCCGCtgcgccgcccgctcctcctTTCCCTCAAGCCGGCTCGCCTCCTGTCCTTCCTCGCGGTCCCCTCGCCCAGCCTCCGCCACCCGCGCGCCCTCCGCCCCACAGGCCCTCTGCCGGCCGAGGACACCGACGATCCGGACGCCGGGGACGGCGCGCCCTTCAAGAAGAGCCGCAACGCACTCAAGCGGGTGGCCCGCCGCTCCGTTCAGTGGGGCATGGACCTCGCCAAGTTCCCGCCTCCGCAGATCAAGCGCATCCTGAGGGCCGCCTCACTGGAGACCGAGGTCTTCGACGCTCTCATGCTCGTCAAG AGATTGGGGCCGGATGTGCGGGAAGGAAAGAGGAGGCAGTTCAATTACATCG GTAGACTTCTACGCAATGCACAACCAGAATTGATGGATACTCTAATACAGGCTTCCAAGGATGGAGATGATAGCAAGTTACATGCCTTGCTGAGTGAAGAGAAATTGTTGGTGGAAGAGGAGGAACTACCTGATGAAGAAGAG GACGATGGAGAGTATATGAAAATTGCAGATAGATGGTGTGCTGGTCTCCTTTGCAAAGACATCTCAATTACTAATGAAGTTTATGCTGTCCATAATGTTGAGTTTGATCGTCAG GAACTGCGGAAGCTCGTGAGGAGAGTCCAGATGATTGAAGAAAGCACAAGTAAAGATGGCGAGGAAGGATCTAGcgggaagctttccagagcaaAGGAACTGCTTTTGAGGTTCCTTCGCTCCCTTGCAAAGGAAGCATGTGCTGAATAG